AATCCACGAGGTCACTCACTGCGGGATCGCGCGGACGTTTCAGAACATTCGCCTTTTTCAGCAGCTCTCCGTTCTCGACAACCTGAAAATCGCCCGACACTCGTCGGTTCAATATTCCTTCTGGGCCTCTCTCTGTCACGGGCCCGAGGTCCGGGAAGAAGAACGCGCCATTGAGGAAGAGGGGCTGGCCCTGCTGGAGCGGCTGGGCATGAAAGACCTGGCTCGGGTTCGGGCGGGAGGTCTGCCCTACGGGATGCAGCGCAGGCTGGAAATCGCCAGGGCGCTGGCGACGAAACCGTCCCTTCTGCTTCTGGACGAGCCGGCGGCCGGCATGAACCCCCAGGAGGTGGACCATCTGGCGGAGACCATCCTGTGGGTCAAAAAGGAATTTCAGGTGACCATTCTCCTGATAGAGCACCACATGAAACTCGTCATGGAGATCTGCGACCACATCACGGTGATGAACTTCGGCAAAACCATCGCCGAAGGCCCCCCTGACAGGATCAAAACCGATCCGACGGTCATCGAGGCCTACCTGGGCAAGGGAGGGACCTTCTGAATGCTTCTCGACGTGCGGGATCTGAAGGTGTCTTACGGCGTTATCGAGGCGGTGAAGGGCGTTTCCTTCACGGTGGACCAGGGGGAGATCGTGACCCTCGTGGGGGCCAACGGCGCGGGCAAAACCAGCATTCTGCGTGCCGTGTCGGGACTTGCGGACGTGAGAGGCGGCAGCGTCGCCTACGACGGCAGAGACATCACGAAGGTTCCTCCCCACGACATCGTGGCCATGGGAATTTCTCACGTTCCC
This DNA window, taken from Synergistaceae bacterium, encodes the following:
- a CDS encoding ABC transporter ATP-binding protein; this translates as MTERHNPTPLLEVENLGIHFGGLQAVAGFGLLMNEGDLKGIIGPNGAGKTTVFNMLTGIYAPSEGSIKIRGESIAGKKIHEVTHCGIARTFQNIRLFQQLSVLDNLKIARHSSVQYSFWASLCHGPEVREEERAIEEEGLALLERLGMKDLARVRAGGLPYGMQRRLEIARALATKPSLLLLDEPAAGMNPQEVDHLAETILWVKKEFQVTILLIEHHMKLVMEICDHITVMNFGKTIAEGPPDRIKTDPTVIEAYLGKGGTF